The following coding sequences are from one Phenylobacterium glaciei window:
- the rfaE2 gene encoding D-glycero-beta-D-manno-heptose 1-phosphate adenylyltransferase: MDLSTLQQLLTRLSGARIVCVGDLMVDRFVYGDVTRVSPEAPIPVLARERELVMLGGAGNVARNVAALGGDVALVGLVGGDAEGHEALRLIGDQTGIEGFLVTDPGRPTTLKTRFVSGGQQLLRVDLEASTPAVGDVEQRLVRTVRDVAKGAGAVLISDYGKGVVTDAVIAACREAGCMVIVDSKARSFLRYGEVDVIKPNAAELAYATGLPTSTNAEIEAALIHALSLCEAKAILVTRASKGITLAVRGQPVVHFTTAAREVFDASGAGDTALAALGLALAAGTPVEQAIAFAMLASGVAVGKAGTATVLPEELIEASLTAHMAPAEGKIVTPHRMADEIARWRAKGLRVGFTNGCFDILHRGHVTYLNQARSWCDRLVVGLNSDRSVKALKGEGRPVNDLEGRAMVLAGLGAVDLVVPFDEDTPIKLIEAARPEVLIKGADYSEDQVVGGDLVKSWGGEVRLAQIVDGYSTTAAIARMTAKEPT, from the coding sequence ATGGACCTCTCGACTCTACAGCAACTGCTGACCCGACTCTCCGGCGCCCGCATCGTCTGCGTGGGCGACCTGATGGTGGACCGGTTCGTCTATGGCGACGTGACCCGCGTCTCGCCCGAGGCGCCCATCCCGGTCCTGGCCCGTGAGCGTGAGCTGGTGATGCTGGGCGGGGCCGGCAACGTGGCGCGCAATGTGGCGGCCCTGGGCGGCGATGTGGCCCTGGTGGGCCTGGTGGGCGGCGACGCCGAGGGTCACGAGGCCCTGCGGCTGATCGGAGATCAAACGGGCATCGAAGGGTTTCTGGTCACCGATCCCGGCCGCCCCACCACGCTGAAGACCCGCTTCGTGTCCGGCGGCCAACAACTGCTGCGCGTCGATCTCGAAGCCAGCACCCCGGCGGTCGGCGATGTCGAGCAGCGCCTGGTCCGCACCGTGCGCGACGTGGCCAAGGGCGCGGGCGCGGTGCTGATCTCCGACTACGGCAAGGGCGTGGTCACCGACGCGGTGATCGCCGCCTGCCGCGAGGCCGGCTGCATGGTGATCGTCGATTCCAAGGCCCGCAGCTTCCTGCGCTATGGCGAGGTCGATGTGATCAAGCCGAACGCCGCCGAGCTCGCCTACGCCACCGGCCTGCCCACCTCCACCAATGCCGAGATCGAGGCGGCGCTTATCCATGCCCTCTCGCTGTGCGAGGCCAAGGCCATATTGGTGACCCGGGCCTCCAAGGGCATCACGCTCGCCGTCCGCGGCCAGCCGGTGGTCCACTTCACCACGGCGGCGCGGGAGGTGTTCGACGCCTCCGGGGCCGGGGACACCGCCTTGGCGGCCCTGGGGCTGGCGCTGGCCGCCGGGACGCCCGTGGAACAGGCCATCGCCTTCGCCATGCTGGCCTCCGGGGTCGCGGTCGGCAAGGCCGGCACCGCCACCGTCCTGCCCGAGGAGCTGATCGAGGCCTCGCTCACCGCCCACATGGCGCCGGCCGAGGGCAAGATCGTCACGCCGCATCGGATGGCCGACGAGATCGCCCGCTGGCGGGCCAAGGGCCTCAGGGTCGGCTTCACCAACGGCTGCTTCGACATCCTGCACCGCGGCCATGTGACCTACCTCAACCAGGCGCGATCCTGGTGCGACCGGCTGGTGGTGGGGCTTAACTCCGACCGTTCGGTCAAGGCGCTTAAGGGCGAGGGCCGTCCGGTCAACGACCTGGAGGGCCGGGCCATGGTGCTGGCCGGTCTGGGCGCCGTCGACCTTGTGGTGCCCTTCGATGAGGACACCCCGATCAAGCTGATCGAGGCCGCGCGGCCCGAGGTGCTGATCAAGGGCGCCGACTACTCCGAAGACCAGGTGGTGGGCGGCGACCTGGTGAAATCCTGGGGCGGCGAGG
- the kdsA gene encoding 3-deoxy-8-phosphooctulonate synthase yields the protein MAVLTLNKWNMSIGDGQPLFVIAGLNVLEDLELARVTARRLKGICRDLGLPYVFKASFDKANRSSIHSYRGPGLEKGLEILKEIKAEFDVPICTDLHEASQAEPVAEIADIVQIPAFLGRQTDLVVATARATHSRGGLLHQKKSQNMAPWDTKQMVDKVREALGGAQISILCERGTTFGYNNLVVDMLGIGEMQKLGVPVTIDATHAVQLPGADPRTQGASTGGRREGVPTIAMAAVAAGADGVFLEFHPNPDEALCDGPSTLPLDRAEGLLRSLKAIHTARS from the coding sequence ATGGCCGTTCTGACCCTGAACAAGTGGAACATGTCGATTGGCGACGGCCAGCCGCTGTTCGTCATCGCCGGTTTGAACGTGCTGGAGGACCTGGAGCTGGCGCGGGTCACCGCCCGGCGCTTGAAGGGCATCTGCCGTGACCTGGGCCTACCCTATGTTTTCAAGGCCAGCTTCGACAAGGCCAACCGCTCCTCGATCCATAGCTACCGCGGACCGGGCCTGGAGAAGGGCCTGGAGATCCTGAAGGAAATCAAGGCCGAGTTCGACGTCCCGATCTGCACCGACCTGCATGAGGCCAGCCAGGCCGAGCCCGTGGCCGAGATCGCCGACATCGTGCAGATTCCGGCCTTCCTGGGGCGGCAGACCGATCTGGTGGTCGCCACGGCGCGGGCGACCCACAGCCGAGGCGGGTTGCTGCACCAGAAGAAGTCCCAGAACATGGCGCCCTGGGACACCAAGCAGATGGTGGACAAGGTCCGCGAGGCCCTCGGCGGCGCACAGATCAGCATCCTTTGCGAGCGCGGCACCACCTTCGGCTACAATAACCTGGTGGTGGACATGCTGGGCATCGGCGAGATGCAGAAGCTGGGTGTCCCGGTGACCATCGATGCGACCCACGCGGTCCAGCTCCCCGGGGCTGACCCCCGCACCCAGGGCGCTTCGACGGGCGGCCGGCGCGAGGGCGTGCCCACCATCGCCATGGCCGCGGTCGCCGCGGGCGCCGACGGCGTGTTCCTGGAGTTCCACCCCAACCCAGACGAAGCCTTGTGCGACGGGCCGAGCACCTTGCCCCTCGACAGGGCCGAAGGCCTGCTGCGCAGCCTGAAAGCCATTCATACGGCCCGGTCCTAG
- a CDS encoding SAM-dependent methyltransferase yields MTLAHESSLTALAASPRAFRRLPALADVPIIFRNALRMMAHNWMAGELTFVTPKGHELRLEGEPGPKARIIVRDFRFIRRALAAGDIGFAEGYAAGEWDTPDLTAVLSVFSLNYDNLRRITQGNPVVGVFNFISHALNSNSRQGSKRNIHAHYDLGNDFYSRWLDPSMTYSSARFAHPGQSLEAAQANKYRALAQQMDLKAGMNVLEIGCGWGGFAEYAAREVGAKVTGITISKEQYDFAAKRIFDQGLSDRAEIKLIDYRDVEGRFDRVASIEMFEAVGERYWPTYFNKISEVLAPGGRAGLQIITIQEELFEDYRRHADFIQKYIFPGGMLPSESRLKAETDRAGLAWTGISRFGQDYADTLAQWAERFDARWDEIKGFGFDEKFRKIWRFYLSYCDAGFRTGRTDVVQLGLSKA; encoded by the coding sequence ATGACCCTGGCGCACGAATCGTCCCTGACCGCGCTCGCGGCTTCACCTCGCGCCTTCCGGCGCCTGCCCGCATTGGCCGACGTGCCGATCATATTCCGCAACGCCTTGCGGATGATGGCCCACAACTGGATGGCCGGGGAGCTGACCTTCGTCACACCCAAGGGCCACGAGCTGCGGCTGGAGGGCGAGCCCGGCCCCAAGGCCCGCATCATCGTCCGCGACTTCCGGTTCATCCGCCGCGCCCTGGCGGCCGGCGACATCGGGTTCGCCGAGGGCTACGCGGCCGGAGAATGGGACACGCCGGACCTGACGGCGGTGCTCAGCGTGTTTTCCCTCAACTATGACAACCTGCGCCGCATCACGCAGGGCAACCCGGTCGTGGGGGTGTTCAACTTCATCAGCCACGCGCTGAACAGCAACTCCCGCCAGGGATCCAAGCGCAACATCCACGCGCACTACGACCTGGGAAACGACTTCTATTCCCGCTGGCTGGACCCCAGCATGACCTACTCCTCGGCCAGGTTCGCCCATCCCGGCCAGAGCCTGGAGGCCGCCCAGGCCAACAAGTACCGGGCGCTGGCCCAGCAGATGGACCTGAAGGCCGGCATGAACGTGCTGGAGATCGGCTGCGGCTGGGGCGGTTTCGCCGAGTACGCGGCCCGCGAGGTCGGCGCCAAGGTCACCGGCATCACCATCTCCAAGGAACAGTACGACTTCGCCGCCAAGCGGATATTCGACCAGGGCCTGTCCGATCGCGCGGAGATCAAGCTGATCGACTATCGCGATGTCGAGGGACGCTTCGACCGGGTGGCCTCCATCGAGATGTTCGAGGCGGTGGGTGAGCGCTACTGGCCGACCTATTTCAACAAGATCAGCGAGGTGCTGGCGCCCGGCGGCCGGGCCGGCCTGCAGATCATCACCATCCAGGAGGAGCTGTTCGAGGATTACCGCCGCCACGCCGACTTCATCCAGAAGTACATCTTCCCGGGTGGTATGCTGCCCTCGGAGAGCAGGCTGAAGGCCGAGACCGACAGGGCGGGCCTGGCCTGGACCGGGATTTCCCGCTTCGGCCAGGACTATGCCGACACGCTGGCCCAATGGGCCGAACGGTTCGACGCGCGCTGGGACGAGATCAAGGGCTTCGGCTTCGACGAGAAGTTCCGCAAGATATGGCGGTTCTACCTCAGCTACTGCGACGCCGGCTTCCGCACCGGTCGCACCGATGTTGTGCAGCTTGGGCTCTCAAAGGCCTGA
- a CDS encoding cysteine synthase A, with translation MTVAHSVLDAIGNTPLIRLARASEATGCEILGKAEFMNPGQSVKDRAALYIIRDAERRGLLKPGGRIVEGTAGNTGIGLAMVAGASGYKTTIVIPRTQSQEKKDAIRLLGAELVEVDAVPYSNPNNYVRYSGRLAEELAAKEPNGAVWANQFDNVANRQAHVETTGPEIWAQTDGKVDGFICAVGSGGTLAGIAEALRAKNPKVAIGLADPHGASLYSWFTAGELKSEGTSISEGIGQGRITANLEGLAIDHAYRIGDEEMLLAIYDMVEHEGLVMGGSTGINVAGAIRMAKDLGPGHTIVTILCDQGSRYQSKIYNPEFLKERGLPVPGWL, from the coding sequence ATGACCGTCGCACACAGCGTCCTGGACGCCATCGGAAACACGCCGCTCATCCGCCTGGCCCGCGCCAGCGAGGCCACGGGCTGCGAAATCCTCGGCAAGGCCGAGTTCATGAACCCCGGCCAGTCCGTGAAGGACCGGGCGGCGCTCTACATCATCCGCGACGCCGAGCGACGCGGCCTGCTGAAGCCGGGCGGGCGGATCGTGGAGGGCACGGCGGGCAATACCGGCATCGGCCTGGCCATGGTCGCCGGGGCCAGCGGCTACAAGACGACCATCGTCATCCCGCGCACCCAGAGCCAGGAGAAGAAGGACGCCATCCGCCTGCTGGGCGCCGAGCTGGTCGAGGTGGACGCCGTCCCCTACTCCAACCCCAACAACTATGTCCGCTATTCCGGGCGCTTAGCCGAGGAACTTGCGGCGAAAGAACCCAACGGCGCGGTCTGGGCCAACCAGTTCGACAATGTCGCCAACCGCCAGGCCCACGTCGAGACCACGGGCCCGGAAATCTGGGCTCAGACCGACGGCAAGGTGGACGGCTTCATCTGCGCCGTGGGCTCGGGCGGCACCCTGGCGGGCATCGCCGAGGCGCTCCGGGCGAAGAACCCGAAGGTGGCCATCGGCCTGGCCGATCCGCACGGCGCCTCGCTCTACAGCTGGTTCACTGCCGGCGAGCTGAAGTCGGAGGGAACCTCCATCAGCGAGGGCATCGGCCAGGGGCGGATCACCGCCAATCTCGAAGGTCTCGCGATCGATCACGCCTACCGCATCGGCGACGAGGAGATGCTGCTGGCCATCTACGACATGGTCGAGCATGAGGGCCTGGTGATGGGCGGTTCCACCGGCATCAACGTCGCCGGCGCAATCCGCATGGCCAAGGACCTGGGTCCGGGGCACACGATCGTCACGATCCTCTGCGACCAGGGTTCGCGGTATCAGAGCAAGATCTATAATCCGGAATTCCTCAAGGAGCGGGGCCTCCCCGTCCCCGGCTGGCTATGA
- the sseA gene encoding 3-mercaptopyruvate sulfurtransferase: MTDPLVSTDWLAAHLGEVQVVDATWFMPNEGREGHADYLASHIPGAIFFDIDAIADKTVDLPHMLPTADAFAEAAGAIGLSRDATVVAYDSFGIRSAARVWWTLRVMGFDKVFVLDGGFKAWLAEGRPTESGQAALPATTLSPSLDAKLVRDIGAVRNLLESKAAQLVDARGAARFRGEVPEPRAGLRSGHMPGARNTPFDGLLNADGTMKSAGELKPLFAAAKVDLGAPIVTTCGSGVTASVVALALARLGRQDVAVYDGSWTEWGGRSDTAVVTGP; encoded by the coding sequence ATGACCGATCCCCTGGTTTCCACCGACTGGCTGGCCGCGCATCTGGGCGAGGTGCAGGTGGTGGACGCCACCTGGTTCATGCCGAACGAGGGCCGCGAGGGCCACGCCGACTACCTGGCGAGCCATATCCCCGGCGCCATCTTCTTCGACATCGACGCCATCGCCGACAAGACCGTCGACCTGCCGCACATGCTTCCTACCGCTGACGCCTTCGCTGAGGCCGCGGGCGCGATTGGCCTGTCGCGGGACGCCACCGTCGTGGCCTATGACAGCTTCGGCATCCGCTCGGCGGCCCGGGTCTGGTGGACTCTGCGGGTTATGGGATTCGACAAGGTCTTCGTCCTGGATGGGGGCTTCAAGGCCTGGCTCGCCGAGGGCCGCCCGACCGAGAGCGGCCAAGCCGCCCTGCCCGCCACCACGCTCTCCCCGAGCCTGGACGCCAAGCTGGTGCGCGACATCGGGGCGGTGCGGAACCTGCTGGAGTCCAAGGCCGCCCAGCTGGTGGACGCCCGCGGCGCGGCCCGCTTCCGCGGCGAGGTCCCCGAGCCCCGCGCCGGTCTGCGCTCAGGTCACATGCCCGGCGCCCGCAACACGCCCTTCGACGGCCTGCTGAACGCCGACGGCACGATGAAGTCGGCCGGTGAGCTGAAGCCTCTGTTCGCCGCCGCCAAGGTCGATCTTGGCGCCCCCATCGTCACCACCTGCGGCTCGGGCGTCACCGCCTCGGTCGTGGCCCTGGCCCTGGCCCGCCTGGGGCGTCAGGACGTCGCGGTCTATGACGGCTCCTGGACCGAGTGGGGCGGTCGCAGCGACACCGCCGTGGTGACCGGTCCTTGA
- a CDS encoding GNAT family N-acetyltransferase, producing the protein MIVRLATEADLPRLPEIELSAVDAFLTTSIPPGPLSTVTPAEGWRDALEHGTLWVIDGQQGTPVGFLGAHRDRGELHILEFDVEVGHQGKGLGRLLLNHVIAWARAEGLSEVTLTTFRSIAWNGPFYGKMGFVEIPDADMPRHLADTLKAERARNLEERCAMWLIL; encoded by the coding sequence TTGATCGTCCGCCTGGCGACCGAGGCGGACTTGCCGCGGCTGCCGGAAATCGAACTCTCGGCCGTGGACGCCTTTCTGACCACCTCGATCCCACCCGGGCCCTTGTCGACCGTGACACCCGCCGAGGGATGGCGCGACGCCCTGGAGCACGGCACGCTCTGGGTCATCGACGGCCAACAGGGGACGCCGGTCGGGTTTCTGGGCGCGCACCGGGACCGGGGCGAATTGCATATCCTCGAATTCGACGTCGAGGTGGGTCATCAGGGCAAGGGCCTGGGTCGCCTGCTCCTGAACCACGTCATCGCCTGGGCCCGCGCCGAAGGCCTATCTGAGGTCACCTTGACGACGTTCCGCAGCATCGCCTGGAACGGCCCCTTCTACGGCAAGATGGGGTTCGTTGAGATACCGGACGCCGACATGCCCCGGCATCTCGCCGACACCCTCAAGGCCGAGCGAGCCCGCAATCTCGAGGAACGCTGCGCGATGTGGCTGATCCTCTAG
- a CDS encoding cytochrome P450 encodes MSDGSVDIRQEARQQAAALPLDQLNPAQPELFTSDTMWAQFERLRRESPVHYTENSDYGPYWSVTRYNDIMAIDTNHQVFSSADGIVLQSLESKAESAGRPTRPSFIGMDPPKHDVQRKAVSPAVAPHNLAQMAPVIRERAGKILDDLPIGETFDWVDLVSKELTAMTLATLFDFPFERRRDLTYWSDMMTNPPGHGVCDSWEQKREVLGQCFEAFDDMWTARKDAVEPQFDMISMLAHNPATRDMDAHEYHGNVTLLIIGGNDTTRNTISGSIYALNQNPAQYRKLRENPSLIPSMVSETIRWQTPLAHMARTATQDYEIGGKTIKKGDRVAMWYVSGNRDDEVIANPDSYIIDRERPRQHLSFGFGVHRCVGNRLAELQLQIIWEEILARFPTIEVVGEPQRTHSVFVKGYETLPVIIPTRN; translated from the coding sequence ATGAGCGACGGTTCCGTCGATATCCGCCAGGAGGCCCGTCAGCAGGCCGCCGCCCTCCCGCTGGACCAACTGAATCCGGCCCAACCTGAACTGTTCACCAGCGACACCATGTGGGCCCAGTTCGAGCGCCTGCGCCGGGAGAGCCCGGTGCATTACACCGAGAACAGCGACTACGGCCCCTACTGGTCGGTGACCCGGTACAACGACATCATGGCCATCGACACCAATCACCAGGTGTTTTCGTCGGCCGACGGCATCGTCCTCCAGAGCCTGGAATCAAAGGCCGAATCAGCCGGCCGTCCGACCCGGCCCAGCTTCATCGGCATGGACCCACCCAAGCACGACGTGCAGCGCAAGGCGGTCAGCCCGGCGGTGGCGCCCCACAACCTGGCGCAAATGGCGCCGGTGATCCGCGAGCGGGCGGGAAAAATCCTCGACGACCTGCCGATCGGCGAGACCTTCGACTGGGTGGACCTGGTCTCCAAGGAGCTGACGGCCATGACCCTGGCCACCCTCTTCGACTTCCCCTTCGAGCGGCGGCGCGACCTGACCTACTGGTCGGACATGATGACCAACCCGCCCGGCCACGGGGTCTGCGACAGCTGGGAGCAGAAGCGCGAGGTGCTCGGCCAGTGCTTCGAGGCCTTTGACGACATGTGGACCGCGCGGAAAGACGCCGTGGAGCCGCAGTTCGACATGATCTCCATGCTGGCCCACAACCCGGCCACCCGCGACATGGACGCCCACGAGTACCATGGGAACGTCACCCTGCTGATCATCGGCGGCAACGACACCACCCGGAACACCATCTCCGGCTCGATCTACGCCCTGAACCAGAACCCGGCCCAGTACCGCAAGCTGCGGGAGAACCCGTCGCTGATCCCGTCGATGGTGTCGGAGACCATCCGCTGGCAGACCCCGCTTGCCCACATGGCCCGCACGGCCACGCAGGACTACGAGATCGGCGGCAAAACCATCAAGAAGGGCGACCGGGTGGCCATGTGGTACGTCTCGGGTAACCGCGACGACGAGGTCATCGCCAACCCCGACAGCTACATCATCGACCGCGAGCGCCCCCGCCAGCACCTGTCCTTCGGCTTCGGCGTCCACCGCTGCGTCGGCAACCGCCTGGCCGAACTGCAGCTGCAGATCATCTGGGAAGAAATCCTGGCCCGCTTCCCCACCATCGAGGTGGTGGGCGAACCCCAGCGCACCCACTCGGTGTTCGTGAAGGGCTACGAGACCTTGCCGGTGATCATCCCGACCCGGAACTAG
- a CDS encoding amino acid ABC transporter substrate-binding protein codes for MRFVIKALGRTAAIGFLLWLTACGGGDPTPAPPASATTAADPATQVLRAKASPTLAAVRARGYLACGVHPGLAGFAFPDDKGAWHGFDVDICRAVAAAVLGDAKAVRFTPIQAQDRFAQLTAGKIDILSRNTSWTLARDAGGLDFPAVTYFDGQGFLATKALALASADELNGARICVQAGTASEENLADYFKTRGLKYRAVVAASEAEARETYQAEGCDAFTADVSALASARSLMNNPNAHVILPTVISKEPLGPVVRQDDPAWTDIVRWSVYALMLGEELKLTSANVAKARDASTDPRVRRLLGTEGNLGPLLGLKADWGFQAIRQVGAYDEVFRRNVGQGSPLKLERGLNALWNAPQPGLHYPPPVR; via the coding sequence GTGAGGTTTGTGATCAAGGCGCTAGGCCGCACCGCCGCCATCGGATTTCTGCTCTGGCTGACCGCCTGCGGCGGCGGCGATCCCACGCCTGCGCCGCCGGCCAGCGCCACGACGGCGGCCGACCCGGCGACCCAGGTGCTGCGGGCCAAGGCCAGCCCCACCCTGGCCGCCGTCCGCGCGCGCGGCTACCTGGCCTGCGGCGTGCACCCGGGCCTGGCGGGTTTCGCCTTCCCCGATGACAAGGGCGCCTGGCATGGCTTCGACGTGGATATCTGCCGGGCGGTGGCCGCCGCCGTGCTGGGAGACGCCAAGGCGGTGCGGTTCACCCCGATCCAGGCCCAGGACCGTTTCGCCCAGCTGACGGCGGGCAAGATCGACATCCTGTCGCGCAACACCTCCTGGACTCTCGCCCGCGACGCCGGCGGCCTCGACTTCCCGGCGGTGACCTATTTCGACGGCCAGGGCTTTCTCGCCACCAAGGCCCTGGCGCTGGCCAGCGCCGACGAACTGAACGGCGCGCGGATCTGCGTCCAGGCGGGCACCGCCAGCGAAGAGAACCTGGCCGACTACTTCAAGACCCGCGGCCTGAAGTACCGCGCCGTCGTGGCGGCCTCCGAGGCCGAGGCCCGCGAGACCTATCAGGCCGAGGGCTGCGACGCCTTCACCGCCGACGTCTCGGCCCTGGCCTCGGCCCGCTCGCTGATGAACAATCCCAACGCCCACGTCATCCTGCCCACGGTGATCTCCAAGGAGCCCCTTGGCCCCGTTGTACGCCAGGACGATCCGGCCTGGACCGATATCGTCCGCTGGAGCGTCTACGCCCTCATGCTGGGGGAGGAGCTGAAGCTGACCTCGGCCAATGTCGCCAAGGCCCGCGACGCCTCCACCGACCCCCGCGTGCGCCGCCTGCTGGGGACGGAGGGAAACCTCGGCCCCTTGCTGGGCCTGAAGGCCGACTGGGGGTTCCAGGCGATCCGCCAGGTGGGCGCCTATGACGAGGTGTTCCGCCGCAATGTGGGGCAGGGCTCGCCGCTCAAGCTGGAACGCGGCCTCAACGCCCTGTGGAATGCGCCGCAGCCGGGCCTCCACTATCCGCCGCCGGTGCGATAG
- the metC gene encoding cystathionine beta-lyase — MAEETRLIRAGATPKSLAKTVGPPIQKGSTVLLPNAQALYDDDNFITYGRQGLSAHDALRDALAEMEGAKGVCLYPSGLAALTGAMLAVLKAGDEVLVVDNIYKPTRRFCDHVLRRFGVAVRYFDPRQRPEDLVGGASEAVRMIVMESPGSLSFEMQDLAAIARLARARGILTLADNTWGAGYLIKPLAQGVDISVQALTKYVGGHSDVFMGSAAANDPALVGQLENGVIHLGWAVAPEDAYQMLRGLRTLPTRLARQGESSLAIAAWLRDQPEVAGVLHPALPGAPDHELWKRDYAGACGLFGFVFRPASETAVNAFLDALELFGLGFSWGGFESLAISCDPQLGTRKFRPDYGGPLMRLHVGLENAGDLIADLRKGLDAFSATGG, encoded by the coding sequence ATGGCCGAAGAAACCCGATTGATCCGCGCCGGCGCCACGCCCAAGTCGCTGGCCAAGACCGTGGGGCCGCCAATCCAGAAGGGCTCCACCGTCCTGCTGCCCAACGCGCAGGCGCTCTACGACGACGACAACTTCATCACCTATGGCCGTCAGGGCCTGTCGGCCCACGACGCCCTGCGCGACGCCCTGGCCGAGATGGAGGGCGCCAAGGGCGTCTGTCTCTATCCCTCGGGCCTCGCGGCCCTAACCGGCGCCATGCTGGCGGTGCTGAAGGCCGGCGACGAGGTGCTGGTGGTGGACAATATCTACAAGCCCACCCGCCGGTTCTGCGACCACGTCCTGCGCCGGTTCGGGGTGGCGGTGCGCTATTTCGATCCGCGCCAGAGGCCGGAAGACCTGGTGGGCGGCGCGAGCGAGGCCGTCCGGATGATCGTGATGGAAAGCCCGGGGTCCCTGTCCTTCGAGATGCAGGACCTTGCGGCGATCGCCCGGCTGGCCCGCGCGCGCGGCATCCTGACGCTCGCCGACAACACCTGGGGCGCCGGCTACCTCATCAAGCCGCTGGCCCAGGGCGTGGACATCAGCGTCCAGGCCTTGACCAAATATGTCGGCGGCCACTCCGACGTCTTCATGGGCTCGGCGGCGGCCAATGACCCGGCCCTGGTGGGCCAGCTGGAGAACGGCGTCATCCACCTGGGCTGGGCCGTGGCGCCCGAGGACGCCTACCAGATGCTGCGCGGCCTGCGCACCCTGCCCACTCGGCTGGCGCGGCAAGGCGAAAGCAGCCTGGCCATCGCCGCCTGGCTGCGCGACCAGCCGGAGGTCGCCGGCGTCCTGCACCCTGCCCTGCCCGGCGCCCCCGACCACGAGCTGTGGAAGCGGGACTATGCCGGCGCCTGCGGCCTGTTCGGCTTCGTGTTCCGGCCCGCCTCCGAAACAGCCGTGAACGCTTTCCTCGACGCGCTGGAGCTGTTCGGGTTGGGCTTTTCGTGGGGCGGGTTCGAGAGCCTGGCCATCTCCTGCGACCCCCAGCTCGGAACCCGCAAGTTCCGCCCCGACTACGGCGGCCCGCTGATGCGGCTGCATGTCGGCCTGGAGAACGCCGGCGACCTGATCGCCGACTTGCGGAAGGGTTTGGACGCCTTCAGCGCCACGGGCGGCTAG
- a CDS encoding ETC complex I subunit has protein sequence MLARIYRPAKNAMQSGKAKTKDWLLEFAPQDARASDPLMGWTQTRDTDGQIRLSFDTSEDAVAYAQAHAIPFQLFDPKPAKRIVKAYADNFAFNRKQPWTH, from the coding sequence ATGCTCGCGCGCATCTATCGTCCGGCCAAGAACGCCATGCAGTCCGGCAAGGCCAAGACCAAGGACTGGCTGCTCGAATTCGCGCCGCAGGACGCCAGAGCGTCGGACCCGCTGATGGGCTGGACCCAGACCCGCGACACCGACGGCCAGATCCGCCTGTCCTTCGACACCTCGGAAGACGCCGTGGCCTACGCCCAGGCCCACGCCATCCCGTTCCAGCTGTTCGACCCCAAGCCTGCCAAGCGCATCGTGAAAGCCTATGCCGACAACTTCGCTTTCAACCGCAAGCAGCCCTGGACCCACTAG
- a CDS encoding PaaI family thioesterase: protein MTQPAQIIPPDGFIQSSGRGDFSTINGPYYHRAQQQDGLTEQAFFAEQRHANGLGLVHGGMLTAFLDGLLAAAVWRETQTRSVTIHLSVDFLHMARIGEWVMGDARVTRATRDVAFVEGRAYVGGHDVVRASGVFKLMHRRAPAG, encoded by the coding sequence ATGACGCAGCCCGCGCAGATCATCCCGCCCGACGGCTTCATCCAGTCCAGCGGCCGCGGGGACTTCTCCACCATCAACGGCCCCTATTATCACCGGGCTCAGCAGCAGGACGGCCTGACCGAGCAGGCCTTCTTCGCCGAGCAGCGGCATGCCAATGGCCTGGGCCTGGTTCACGGCGGCATGCTGACCGCCTTCCTGGACGGCCTGCTGGCCGCCGCCGTGTGGCGCGAGACCCAAACGCGCTCGGTCACCATCCACCTGTCGGTGGACTTCCTGCACATGGCCCGGATCGGGGAATGGGTGATGGGGGATGCGCGGGTGACCCGCGCCACCCGCGATGTCGCCTTCGTGGAAGGTCGCGCCTATGTCGGCGGCCACGACGTGGTCCGCGCCTCAGGGGTGTTCAAGCTGATGCACCGGCGCGCGCCGGCGGGCTAG